Proteins encoded by one window of Massilia sp. NR 4-1:
- a CDS encoding Crp/Fnr family transcriptional regulator — MDKTKIKVQAFLARVPLFNSMRPEELDRIALGTTECHVARGETIFQRGDPCVGFHAVVYGQVKLSFVSVNGAEKVIELVGPGHSFGEALMFMGSPYIVSAQAMADSLLLHVAKPTIFREIQNDPGFACKMLAGLSQRMHALMCDLESYSLRSGTQRVSAYLLKEQPGSTEITLPVAKAVLASRLNLTPEHFSRIMSELSGQQLISFKGRRVTILDPDKLRLCAG; from the coding sequence ATGGATAAGACCAAGATCAAGGTACAGGCATTCTTAGCCCGCGTACCCCTGTTTAACTCGATGCGTCCCGAAGAACTGGACCGCATCGCGCTGGGAACCACCGAGTGCCATGTGGCGCGCGGCGAGACCATCTTCCAGCGTGGCGATCCCTGCGTCGGCTTCCACGCCGTGGTGTATGGCCAGGTTAAGCTGTCCTTCGTGTCGGTCAACGGCGCCGAGAAAGTGATCGAACTGGTCGGCCCCGGCCACAGCTTCGGCGAGGCGCTGATGTTCATGGGCAGTCCCTATATCGTGTCGGCCCAGGCCATGGCCGATTCGCTGCTCCTGCATGTGGCCAAGCCCACCATCTTCCGCGAAATCCAGAACGACCCCGGCTTCGCCTGCAAGATGCTGGCGGGCCTGAGCCAGCGCATGCACGCCCTGATGTGCGACCTGGAATCGTATTCCCTGCGTTCCGGCACCCAGCGCGTCAGCGCCTACCTGCTCAAAGAGCAGCCGGGCAGCACCGAGATCACGCTGCCGGTCGCCAAGGCTGTCCTGGCCTCGCGCCTGAACCTGACGCCTGAGCACTTCTCGCGCATCATGTCGGAGCTGAGTGGCCAGCAGCTGATTTCCTTCAAAGGACGGCGCGTCACCATCCTCGATCCGGACAAACTGCGTCTCTGCGCGGGCTGA